In one window of Planctomycetota bacterium DNA:
- the mreD gene encoding rod shape-determining protein MreD, whose protein sequence is MKNSIFIILALALIFLEALFFYKLEIRGVRPDFLLVLIFFIAFNTPLEKAIIPVWLIGFFKDIVSQSGLGTTALLYLVSVLVISLLKEVIFKDDTGIQVVVLFLSVWLCHFLNGLGLFLFYFAGMPPLGYIMLKSLATSIYTVLVGGLLLIAVYKIQWHIRWRASQP, encoded by the coding sequence ATGAAAAACAGCATTTTCATCATCCTGGCGCTGGCGCTTATCTTCCTGGAAGCCCTGTTTTTCTATAAACTGGAAATCAGGGGGGTCAGGCCGGATTTTCTGCTTGTCCTGATATTCTTCATTGCCTTTAATACGCCGCTGGAAAAGGCCATCATCCCGGTCTGGCTGATCGGATTCTTCAAAGACATCGTCTCCCAAAGCGGACTGGGAACCACCGCCCTGCTTTATCTGGTGAGCGTGCTGGTTATTTCTCTCCTGAAAGAAGTGATTTTCAAGGATGATACCGGAATCCAGGTAGTGGTTTTATTCCTGAGCGTCTGGCTCTGCCATTTTCTTAATGGGCTGGGGCTGTTCCTTTTCTACTTCGCCGGCATGCCGCCTTTGGGCTATATCATGCTAAAATCACTGGCCACGTCGATTTATACCGTTCTGGTAGGCGGGCTATTACTCATCGCGGTTTATAAAATCCAATGGCATATCAGGTGGCGCGCCAGTCAGCCCTGA
- a CDS encoding HD domain-containing protein: protein MSDGPAPFVKTFIMSLSHALGLINRRIGKHHQRVTHICLNLARDLDLSTEDTTTLFYAGLLHDIGAFSAKDKLEIMEFDCPNCYQHCESGFQILQKSELMRPIADSIRFHHDKYFGPNPSGLSQDEIPLLSQIIHISDRFEVLIKDDKDILPQSSQIINKIAQGQGTWFNSKLVESLQEITASKIFWIGLMPEFVDDILNEFSPQDDRKMTVDNMVDMAYIFAQVVDYKSHFTRLHSVQVAETAIKIGKSMGWSKTELKYLLIAGLLHDLGKLAIPDEILEKPAALTPNEYDIIKMHPYFTYLTLSSIPGFDEVAQWAIYHHERLDGKGYPLEVDADNIPQGARIIAVADRFTALTEDRPYRRKIPIPEALRILNGDVKNKIIDEKIMDILKAIVLRNG, encoded by the coding sequence ATGTCAGACGGTCCGGCGCCTTTTGTCAAGACATTTATCATGTCGTTATCGCATGCGCTCGGGCTGATTAATCGGCGCATCGGCAAGCACCACCAACGGGTCACTCATATCTGCCTCAATCTGGCCCGGGACCTCGATTTAAGCACTGAAGATACCACCACCTTGTTTTATGCCGGACTCCTGCACGATATCGGGGCGTTTTCAGCCAAGGACAAATTGGAGATTATGGAGTTTGACTGCCCCAATTGTTATCAGCACTGCGAATCCGGTTTCCAGATACTCCAGAAAAGCGAATTGATGCGCCCGATTGCCGACTCCATTCGCTTTCATCACGATAAATACTTTGGCCCCAATCCTTCAGGTCTGTCTCAAGACGAAATCCCGTTATTGAGCCAGATAATCCATATCTCGGACCGGTTTGAGGTCCTCATCAAGGATGATAAGGATATACTGCCCCAATCCAGCCAGATCATCAATAAAATTGCTCAGGGCCAGGGAACCTGGTTCAATTCCAAATTGGTGGAATCGCTTCAGGAAATAACCGCTTCCAAGATATTCTGGATAGGGCTGATGCCGGAATTCGTGGACGACATCCTTAATGAATTCTCGCCCCAGGACGACCGGAAAATGACCGTTGACAATATGGTGGACATGGCCTATATCTTTGCCCAGGTGGTTGATTATAAAAGCCACTTTACCAGGCTTCATTCGGTTCAGGTGGCGGAAACAGCGATTAAAATCGGCAAATCCATGGGATGGTCCAAAACCGAATTGAAATATCTCCTGATTGCCGGATTGCTGCACGACCTCGGGAAATTGGCCATTCCGGATGAAATCCTGGAAAAACCGGCCGCGCTTACCCCGAACGAATACGATATCATTAAAATGCATCCTTATTTTACCTATCTGACATTAAGTTCCATACCTGGTTTTGACGAGGTGGCCCAGTGGGCAATCTATCACCACGAACGGTTGGACGGGAAAGGGTATCCCCTGGAAGTGGATGCGGACAATATCCCGCAGGGCGCGCGGATTATCGCAGTAGCAGACCGTTTCACGGCCCTGACCGAAGACCGCCCTTACCGCAGGAAAATACCGATTCCCGAAGCCCTCCGGATACTTAACGGCGACGTCAAAAACAAGATCATTGACGAGAAAATTATGGATATCCTGAAGGCGATCGTATTAAGAAATGGTTGA
- the glmM gene encoding phosphoglucosamine mutase has protein sequence MGKIFGTDGIRDIVNHGFLKPAFLDKLGRVIGSNIPAGRRASKVIIGRDTRPSGAKIEKILSDALASVGVNVDSAGVISTPGLAYLAKCGEYAVGIMISASHNPSSYNGLKLFSANGLKITNSTEEKMEQQIRSGLKKRIVKPGVFSAMVKPELTQRYINDIPRIILSSKVSILSPRTKIVLDCANGALAEIAPAIFSRTGATIIPINHRADGENINSRCGSLHPQTLRRKVLAAKAHIGFSFDGDGDRVIMVDEKGDIRDGDFVLYIAAGYLKKRGFLRNNTVVGTIMTNSALESTLGKQGVRLVRTRVGDKYVLDEMLKNGFSVGGEPSGHIIFRDYSKNGDGVITALMMLKIMADEGKTLWQLSKGFTQYPQIIVNVPVASKPTLEDIKSVKQEADRIHKLLRNQGRLVLRYSGTENLCRVMIEGRNFPYIKALADKLAVIIKKEIG, from the coding sequence ATGGGAAAAATATTCGGCACGGATGGCATCAGGGATATTGTGAATCATGGATTCCTTAAACCGGCATTTCTGGATAAATTGGGCCGGGTTATCGGGTCGAATATCCCTGCCGGGCGCCGGGCGTCAAAGGTAATCATCGGCCGTGATACGCGACCGTCAGGGGCAAAAATAGAAAAAATACTCTCCGACGCGCTTGCGTCGGTGGGCGTAAATGTTGACAGCGCCGGGGTCATCTCAACTCCCGGTCTGGCTTATCTGGCCAAATGCGGGGAATATGCGGTTGGTATAATGATTTCCGCTTCTCATAATCCTTCCAGTTACAATGGTCTAAAATTGTTCTCCGCCAATGGACTTAAGATAACTAATTCAACAGAGGAGAAAATGGAACAACAGATTCGTTCCGGTCTTAAAAAGCGGATCGTCAAGCCGGGCGTGTTTTCGGCTATGGTCAAGCCGGAGTTGACGCAGCGATATATAAATGATATCCCCCGGATTATCCTGAGCTCTAAAGTCAGTATTCTTTCGCCCCGCACCAAAATAGTCTTGGATTGCGCCAATGGTGCGCTGGCTGAGATTGCGCCGGCGATATTCAGCCGGACCGGCGCGACAATTATTCCCATTAATCACCGGGCGGACGGCGAAAATATTAACAGTCGTTGTGGTTCGCTCCATCCCCAAACCCTCAGGCGTAAAGTCCTGGCGGCCAAGGCGCATATCGGATTCTCATTTGACGGTGACGGCGACCGGGTGATTATGGTTGATGAAAAAGGCGATATCCGCGACGGCGATTTCGTCCTCTATATCGCAGCCGGTTACCTGAAGAAAAGGGGGTTCTTGAGGAATAATACCGTGGTCGGCACCATAATGACCAACAGCGCGTTGGAAAGCACCCTCGGCAAGCAAGGTGTCAGATTGGTGCGTACCCGGGTGGGCGATAAATATGTCCTGGACGAGATGCTCAAAAACGGATTTTCTGTCGGCGGAGAGCCGTCCGGCCATATTATCTTCAGGGACTACTCTAAAAACGGCGATGGGGTAATTACGGCTTTGATGATGCTCAAAATAATGGCCGATGAAGGCAAGACGCTTTGGCAGCTCTCAAAAGGTTTTACTCAATACCCCCAGATTATCGTTAATGTGCCGGTGGCCTCCAAACCGACTTTGGAAGATATCAAGTCCGTTAAGCAGGAGGCGGACCGGATTCATAAACTGCTGCGTAATCAGGGCCGGCTGGTCTTGAGATATTCAGGCACCGAAAATCTTTGCCGGGTAATGATAGAAGGCCGGAATTTCCCGTATATAAAAGCGTTGGCTGACAAACTCGCAGTAATAATAAAGAAAGAAATAGGATAA
- a CDS encoding rod shape-determining protein MreC yields the protein MKFSPVILLVITIIIIIAPIQCLNKTELTLLTLARPFTYFYAKTPSDDTITPEIYQSLKPNDRNKFLEQQVAELRSQIVLLKNENSALASKLKTISDFREIAASGMNIKQYYNIVLADVVIKADVSAWRRSFLINRGANDGLQTGFTVVSGKYLIGKVSEVNASNSRVQLITDPAFRSQVMILPPPEEAVTPTEPAPVANPPGKKADKKTTPDQPQTGFGVLLGISFNRSLVKWVSRELKVGNNWNVFSAPDPSAITPSGLIVGTVDSFSVDGYFYTLNVKPAIDAYNLSSVLILVPKK from the coding sequence ATGAAATTCTCTCCTGTGATTCTTTTGGTTATCACCATCATCATTATCATCGCGCCAATCCAATGCCTGAATAAGACGGAATTGACCCTGTTAACCCTGGCCCGGCCGTTCACCTATTTCTACGCCAAGACGCCTTCGGATGACACCATCACGCCCGAGATTTACCAGTCACTCAAACCCAATGACAGGAACAAGTTCCTGGAACAGCAGGTGGCTGAACTCAGAAGCCAGATTGTCCTGCTTAAGAATGAGAATTCCGCGCTGGCGAGCAAGCTGAAAACCATCAGCGATTTCCGCGAGATTGCCGCATCCGGAATGAATATCAAGCAGTATTACAATATCGTGCTGGCTGATGTGGTGATTAAAGCCGATGTCTCGGCCTGGCGCAGGAGTTTCCTGATTAACCGCGGGGCGAACGACGGGCTGCAGACCGGCTTTACCGTGGTCTCGGGCAAATACCTGATCGGCAAGGTCTCGGAAGTAAACGCGTCCAACAGCCGGGTACAGCTGATTACCGACCCGGCCTTCCGTTCCCAGGTGATGATTCTGCCGCCGCCGGAAGAGGCCGTGACGCCGACTGAGCCGGCGCCGGTGGCCAATCCGCCGGGCAAGAAAGCGGACAAGAAAACCACACCGGACCAGCCCCAAACCGGATTCGGGGTCCTGCTCGGGATTTCCTTTAACCGCTCGCTGGTTAAATGGGTCTCGCGGGAGCTGAAGGTCGGCAATAACTGGAATGTCTTTTCCGCCCCTGACCCCAGCGCCATAACGCCTTCGGGTTTGATTGTCGGGACCGTGGACAGCTTTTCCGTGGACGGCTATTTTTATACCTTAAATGTCAAGCCGGCCATCGACGCCTATAACCTGAGCAGCGTCCTGATACTGGTACCGAAGAAATAG
- a CDS encoding NAD(P)/FAD-dependent oxidoreductase translates to MKIVIIGSGGAGISAIQTIMENDPDKEIHITLISSERELAYSPCALPYVISDSIPYKRLARLDSNFYKKNKIQTSWGSPVCKIDLGRKSIALKNGKTFFYDKLLIATGSVPIKPAIPGIDKTGVFFVDTLKNTRRIKDYIRKEKIAKLGKKVAVIGAGFTGIETALALRQQGINVIVIEMLDRILAKVLDDDFAKIAHSKLTSLPSSNGEKEIEFKLSSAVTEIKGKTKVKSVHLHNGRNIPVDMVIVSIGVRPNIDFLKDSGITLSKGIMVNDRMQTNEPDIYAAGDAVETTDYITGESVISAIWPNAIEQGKVAGLNMISKDTRYPGSYSINVLSLEGLPIISMGKIFNGKTKPHTTHLNGSYTYRNENSIRRLFFNHNSQNEDKSNITLAGFEAIGEFRNAGHLWSLIRKRTPVKEMDHDILMDNTAPYYSDPESKKK, encoded by the coding sequence ATGAAAATAGTCATCATCGGCAGCGGCGGCGCCGGAATCTCGGCCATCCAAACCATCATGGAAAACGACCCAGACAAGGAAATCCACATCACCCTGATTTCATCCGAACGCGAGCTGGCCTATTCGCCCTGCGCCCTACCCTACGTGATTTCGGACAGTATCCCCTACAAGCGGCTGGCCCGGCTGGACAGCAATTTCTACAAGAAGAACAAAATCCAAACCTCTTGGGGCAGTCCGGTCTGTAAGATTGACTTAGGTAGGAAATCCATCGCCCTCAAGAACGGCAAGACCTTTTTCTACGACAAGTTATTAATCGCCACCGGCTCGGTTCCGATTAAGCCGGCCATACCCGGCATCGACAAAACCGGGGTATTCTTTGTCGACACCCTCAAGAACACCCGCCGAATCAAGGACTATATCCGGAAAGAGAAAATAGCCAAGCTCGGCAAGAAAGTGGCCGTTATCGGCGCCGGATTCACCGGCATAGAAACGGCTCTCGCCCTGCGCCAGCAAGGCATCAACGTCATCGTCATCGAAATGCTGGACCGGATTCTGGCCAAGGTCCTGGACGACGACTTCGCCAAGATTGCCCACTCAAAACTCACCTCGCTACCCTCTTCCAACGGGGAAAAAGAGATTGAATTCAAGCTCTCATCAGCCGTGACCGAAATCAAGGGCAAGACCAAGGTCAAATCCGTACACCTGCACAACGGCAGAAATATCCCGGTCGATATGGTTATCGTCTCCATCGGTGTCAGGCCCAATATCGACTTTCTTAAAGACAGCGGTATCACGCTCAGCAAAGGCATCATGGTTAATGACCGGATGCAGACCAATGAACCGGACATCTATGCGGCCGGTGACGCAGTAGAAACCACGGACTACATCACGGGCGAATCGGTAATTTCAGCCATCTGGCCCAATGCCATAGAACAGGGCAAGGTGGCCGGGTTAAATATGATAAGCAAAGATACGCGCTATCCGGGCTCTTACAGCATCAATGTCCTCAGCCTGGAAGGCCTGCCCATCATCTCGATGGGCAAAATATTTAACGGAAAAACCAAGCCACATACAACGCACCTGAACGGTTCATACACTTATCGGAACGAAAACTCCATACGCCGGCTGTTCTTTAATCACAACAGTCAAAACGAGGACAAAAGCAACATCACCCTGGCCGGATTTGAGGCCATCGGCGAATTCCGCAACGCCGGCCACCTCTGGTCGCTCATCCGGAAAAGAACCCCGGTAAAGGAAATGGACCACGATATCCTGATGGACAATACCGCCCCATACTATTCCGACCCGGAGAGTAAAAAGAAATAG
- the recG gene encoding ATP-dependent DNA helicase RecG: MRSLDDSVQFLKGVGPQRSKLFLRLGINTVSDLLAYIPRKYLDRSQIKSIKESLASINPDEEVTLKGTITAVRLHLPKYHKTIFEVVLSDSTGHISATWFNQPYLQTVFAKGQEVILSGKIKFYKYPQLSSPEYEFISGDNFAPLHSQGIIPCYPLTEGLTQKFLRRIIRYCLDNYISLVQDNLGSALKVKHNLLELPEAIRQIHYPDSAEQMAKARVRLVYDELLLFQLSLGLRRQQIKQTAVKYPIAISEQLEERIRKRIPFQLTRAQEKVIAEIRQDITRNYPMNRLLQGDVGSGKTIVAIYAILATIGNGLQTAFMAPTEILAEQHFRNLSHLLADSQVRMVLLKSGLGTAERRKIRGLIEAGEVDLVIGTHALIQKDVVFRKLGLLVIDEQHKFGVMQRADLREKGENPHTLIMTATPIPRTLALTAFGDLDISTIDELPPGRQPIRTVLRPSNKMPDAFGFIREKIRAGRQVYFVYPLIEDIEEIDSKTAQRQLYKVNLKSATTMAKYLKEQVFPECTVALLHGDMKDARKEKIMADFRAGKTDILVSTVVIEVGIDVANASVMVIEHAERYGLAQLHQLRGRIGRGAHQSYCLLFGDFTTPEAEQRLKIMEETSDGFRIAEEDLRIRGPGEFLGTRQSGLPEFRVANLATDFGVLKLTQTDAKEILDRDPFLDQPDNRRWRQEIKNHFSNIVTMP, encoded by the coding sequence ATGCGCTCGCTTGATGACTCGGTCCAGTTCCTAAAAGGCGTCGGGCCCCAGAGGTCCAAACTCTTCCTGCGCCTGGGCATCAATACCGTCTCCGACCTGCTGGCCTACATCCCCCGCAAATATTTAGACCGCTCGCAAATCAAGTCCATCAAGGAATCGCTGGCCTCGATTAACCCGGACGAAGAAGTCACCCTCAAGGGCACGATTACCGCAGTCAGATTACATCTGCCTAAATACCATAAGACTATCTTTGAAGTGGTCTTGAGCGATTCTACCGGACATATCTCGGCCACCTGGTTTAACCAGCCGTACCTGCAGACGGTCTTTGCCAAGGGCCAGGAGGTAATTCTTTCGGGTAAGATAAAGTTCTACAAGTATCCGCAGTTGTCTTCGCCGGAATATGAGTTTATCAGCGGTGATAATTTTGCACCCCTGCATTCTCAGGGTATTATCCCCTGCTATCCCTTAACCGAAGGCCTGACCCAGAAATTCCTCCGGCGCATCATCAGGTATTGTTTGGATAATTACATTTCACTGGTTCAGGATAACTTAGGCTCAGCGCTTAAGGTAAAACACAATCTATTGGAGTTACCAGAGGCAATAAGACAGATTCATTATCCGGATTCAGCCGAGCAGATGGCTAAGGCACGGGTCCGGTTGGTCTATGATGAACTGTTACTCTTCCAACTGTCCCTGGGCTTAAGAAGACAACAAATCAAGCAGACCGCGGTAAAATATCCCATCGCCATCTCCGAACAATTAGAGGAACGCATCCGTAAGAGAATCCCCTTCCAACTCACCCGCGCCCAAGAAAAGGTGATTGCCGAGATAAGGCAGGACATCACCAGAAATTATCCGATGAACCGGCTACTGCAGGGCGATGTGGGCTCAGGCAAGACCATCGTTGCCATCTATGCCATCCTGGCGACTATCGGGAACGGATTGCAGACGGCATTTATGGCGCCGACTGAAATACTGGCTGAACAACACTTCCGCAACCTCTCGCATCTCTTAGCCGATTCCCAGGTACGAATGGTGTTGTTAAAGAGCGGGCTTGGCACGGCCGAGCGCCGGAAGATACGCGGGCTGATTGAGGCAGGCGAGGTGGATTTGGTTATCGGCACGCATGCCTTAATCCAAAAGGACGTGGTATTCCGAAAACTGGGTTTATTGGTGATTGACGAACAGCACAAGTTCGGGGTAATGCAGCGGGCTGATTTGCGCGAGAAGGGCGAGAATCCCCATACCCTGATTATGACCGCAACCCCGATTCCGAGGACCCTGGCCCTGACTGCATTCGGAGACCTGGACATCTCCACGATTGACGAACTGCCGCCAGGCCGTCAGCCCATCAGGACGGTTCTGAGGCCATCAAACAAGATGCCGGACGCGTTTGGTTTTATCCGGGAGAAAATCCGGGCCGGACGGCAGGTATATTTCGTCTATCCGCTGATAGAGGATATTGAAGAGATTGATAGCAAGACCGCCCAGAGGCAGTTATACAAGGTCAATCTAAAATCCGCCACAACAATGGCCAAATATCTGAAAGAGCAGGTGTTCCCTGAATGCACGGTGGCGCTGTTGCACGGAGATATGAAGGATGCCCGTAAGGAGAAGATAATGGCGGATTTCCGGGCCGGCAAGACAGATATCCTAGTCTCGACTGTGGTGATAGAGGTGGGCATAGACGTGGCCAATGCCTCGGTGATGGTGATAGAGCACGCTGAACGCTACGGCCTAGCCCAGTTGCACCAGTTGCGGGGCCGGATTGGACGCGGGGCGCACCAGTCATACTGCCTGCTCTTCGGTGATTTTACCACGCCTGAGGCCGAACAGCGGCTGAAGATTATGGAGGAGACCTCGGACGGATTCAGGATTGCGGAGGAGGATTTGAGGATTCGCGGGCCGGGCGAGTTCCTAGGCACCAGGCAAAGCGGACTGCCGGAATTCCGGGTGGCCAACCTGGCCACGGATTTCGGGGTGCTGAAACTGACCCAAACGGATGCCAAAGAGATACTGGACCGGGACCCATTCCTGGACCAACCCGACAACCGCAGATGGCGGCAGGAGATAAAGAACCATTTCAGTAATATAGTAACCATGCCGTAA
- a CDS encoding small basic protein, with the protein MSIHRSLAVIGKLRRHRNVLKKSERLERLLSDGKPEGEIAIFGLPKLRNIMLKAKPKPKKEAAAEGAAPAEGAVAGAPAAAGAKGVTPSAKAPAAAAGAKTAAPAAAGAKGATAKAEAPKTGKKT; encoded by the coding sequence ATGTCAATCCATCGAAGTTTAGCCGTCATCGGGAAACTCAGGCGGCACCGCAACGTCCTCAAGAAAAGCGAACGCTTAGAGCGTCTCTTATCAGACGGCAAGCCGGAAGGCGAAATCGCCATCTTCGGGCTGCCCAAACTGCGTAATATCATGCTCAAGGCCAAGCCCAAACCCAAGAAGGAAGCCGCGGCTGAAGGCGCGGCACCGGCTGAAGGCGCGGTTGCTGGAGCACCGGCTGCTGCTGGCGCCAAAGGCGTCACTCCGAGCGCCAAGGCACCGGCCGCTGCTGCCGGCGCTAAAACCGCCGCTCCGGCTGCTGCTGGCGCCAAAGGCGCCACCGCCAAGGCCGAGGCACCCAAGACAGGTAAGAAAACTTAA
- a CDS encoding zinc-binding dehydrogenase — protein MKAAVFYGPKQPLKVEEYPKPQINHDEVLIKVAACGVCHTDLHYIDHGVPTVKKPPFVLGHEISGTVAEIGANVKNLKVSDRVLLPAVLTCGTCEFCRIGRENICKTMVMFGNHIEGGYAEFVKAPAKDVFILPNEIQLEEGCIIADAISTPYHAVKNRGQVRPGDTVAIFGCGGVGVNLVQLCAASGATVIAVDIIEKKLDWAKQFGATYALNSSKTPDVTKDIRKMTNGGVDIAFEAIGNPATMTAAYNSLKKGGRLCIVGYTDKEFPLSAAKTMFFEMEVVGSLGCRPVDYPRLIEMARIGKIKVAPLVTHRFPLDKINDAFDTLRKGESLRSIVVMS, from the coding sequence ATGAAAGCCGCTGTATTTTACGGGCCTAAACAGCCCCTCAAAGTTGAGGAATACCCCAAGCCGCAAATCAATCATGACGAGGTCCTGATTAAGGTGGCGGCCTGCGGCGTCTGCCACACCGACCTGCACTACATCGACCACGGCGTGCCGACCGTCAAGAAACCGCCCTTTGTGCTCGGGCACGAAATCTCCGGCACGGTGGCCGAAATCGGCGCTAATGTCAAGAACCTCAAGGTCAGCGACCGGGTGCTCCTGCCGGCGGTCCTGACCTGCGGCACCTGCGAATTCTGCCGGATCGGCCGGGAAAACATCTGCAAAACCATGGTCATGTTCGGCAATCATATTGAAGGCGGCTACGCCGAATTCGTCAAGGCGCCGGCTAAGGACGTCTTCATCCTGCCCAACGAAATCCAGCTCGAAGAAGGCTGCATCATCGCCGACGCCATTTCCACACCATATCACGCGGTCAAAAACCGCGGCCAGGTCCGGCCCGGAGACACGGTAGCCATCTTCGGCTGCGGCGGCGTAGGCGTGAATCTGGTCCAGTTATGCGCCGCCTCAGGCGCCACGGTCATTGCCGTTGACATCATTGAAAAGAAACTCGACTGGGCCAAGCAGTTCGGCGCTACCTATGCCCTCAATTCATCCAAAACACCGGACGTCACCAAGGACATCCGCAAGATGACCAATGGCGGCGTGGACATCGCCTTTGAAGCCATCGGCAATCCGGCCACCATGACCGCGGCGTATAATTCCCTCAAGAAAGGCGGACGACTGTGCATCGTCGGCTATACCGACAAGGAATTCCCGCTTTCAGCCGCCAAGACCATGTTCTTTGAGATGGAGGTGGTCGGCTCGCTCGGTTGCCGGCCGGTGGATTATCCGCGACTGATAGAAATGGCCCGGATCGGCAAAATCAAGGTAGCGCCGCTGGTCACCCATAGATTCCCGCTGGATAAAATCAACGACGCCTTTGATACCCTCCGAAAAGGCGAATCACTGCGCTCTATTGTGGTGATGAGTTAA
- a CDS encoding rod shape-determining protein, producing MANFLDDVMGMLSTDIGIDLGTCNTLVCVKGEGIILSEPSVVAVHKGTNKVLLNGQAVGNVAKEMLGKTPGGISAVRPLKNGVISDFDLAEALIRYFIQKVRTYKGWKLIKPRVAISIPSGISTVEKRAVINSAERAGARRIFLVVEPIAAAIGVGLPIQEPVANMIVDIGGGTTEVAVISLGGIVTFKSIRVAGDEMDDAIVQHMKSTYNLLIGEQMAERIKVTLGSGSPLEKELTMEVGGRDMVAARPRKVIVNSEEIREALKKPLDAILGAIRETLEKTPPELSADLINYGLTMVGGGSLLRGIDKAISKEIQIPVRVDEDPLTAVAKGTGIVLENLDLVHESLESGEDLM from the coding sequence ATGGCTAATTTTTTAGATGATGTGATGGGCATGCTCTCAACCGATATCGGCATTGATTTAGGCACCTGCAACACCCTGGTCTGCGTCAAGGGCGAAGGCATTATCCTGTCCGAGCCGTCGGTGGTGGCGGTGCACAAAGGGACCAACAAAGTCCTGCTCAACGGCCAGGCGGTCGGCAACGTGGCCAAGGAAATGTTGGGCAAGACCCCGGGCGGCATCTCGGCGGTCCGGCCCCTAAAGAACGGTGTCATCTCAGATTTCGACCTGGCCGAGGCATTGATTCGTTATTTTATCCAGAAGGTCCGGACTTATAAGGGCTGGAAATTGATTAAACCCCGGGTGGCCATCTCCATCCCTTCGGGCATATCAACCGTGGAAAAACGGGCGGTGATAAATTCGGCCGAACGGGCCGGAGCCCGGCGGATATTCCTGGTGGTGGAGCCGATTGCCGCGGCCATCGGCGTGGGCCTACCCATCCAGGAACCGGTGGCCAATATGATTGTTGATATCGGCGGCGGCACGACCGAGGTGGCCGTAATTTCACTGGGCGGCATCGTCACCTTCAAGAGCATCCGGGTGGCCGGCGACGAGATGGATGACGCGATTGTCCAGCATATGAAGAGCACGTATAATCTCCTGATCGGCGAGCAGATGGCCGAGCGAATCAAGGTTACCCTGGGGTCCGGTTCCCCGCTGGAAAAAGAATTGACCATGGAGGTGGGCGGACGCGATATGGTGGCGGCCCGACCCCGTAAGGTAATTGTCAATTCCGAGGAAATCAGAGAAGCATTAAAGAAACCTCTGGATGCCATCCTGGGTGCCATCCGGGAAACCCTGGAAAAGACGCCGCCGGAATTGTCAGCCGACCTGATAAACTACGGGCTGACCATGGTGGGCGGCGGTTCGCTCCTGCGCGGGATTGACAAGGCCATCTCCAAGGAAATCCAGATACCGGTCCGGGTGGACGAAGACCCGTTAACCGCTGTAGCCAAGGGCACCGGTATTGTCCTGGAGAACCTAGACCTGGTCCATGAAAGTCTGGAAAGCGGCGAGGACCTCATGTAA